Proteins encoded in a region of the Ornithodoros turicata isolate Travis chromosome 3, ASM3712646v1, whole genome shotgun sequence genome:
- the LOC135389297 gene encoding uncharacterized protein LOC135389297, whose translation MSLLAGPCGPSKTIEWTPSAEQALPEDKAQDIASASLLARSIPDSSLANFADAPSKAVGAAQHQLGPHDQLQPLGFFSKPLKPAGARYSTFGRELLAVYLAFKHFSDRLEGRQFIVYTAHKPLTYAVTSASAHVAGLSHSLAPDIDYVALAQVQANDPDMPAIHKSSSALDIHELPYPGTLSPLFCDTSAENPRPLVPRDIRRHIFNQYRSLHHLGIKSTQRHIGSCFVWQFINRGIRRWARNCLACQRSKIRLRTTSSWLPFPTPDARCRLVPLDLVGPLPLSAGYVYFFTCSDRYTRWPEAVPIKDITAETTALRFLSS comes from the exons ATGTCATTGCTTGCTGGCCCTTGCGGGCCGTCGAAAACCATCGAGTGGACGCCATCCGCCGAACAAGCCCTTCCAGAAGATAAAGCACAGGACATCGCCTCCGCCTCACTCTTGGCTCGTTCAATTCCAGACTCATCACTCGCAAACTTCGCGGATGCTCCTTCAAAAGCCGTTGGGGCCGCTCAGCATCAGCTGGGCCCGCACGATCAGTTACAGCCGCTGGGTTTCTTTTCTAAACCCCTCAAGCCCGCCGGAGCAAGGTACAGCACTTTCGGACGCGAGCTGTTGGCGGTGTACCTGGCATTCAAACATTTCAGCGACCGTCTCGAGGGACGCCAGTTCATCGTTTACACTGCCCACAAACCTCTCACCTACGCAGTCACGTCTGCCTCTG CTCACGTTGCTGGCCTGTCCCACAGTCTAGCCCCAGACATCGACTACGTCGCGCTCGCACAAGTGCAAGCAAACGACCCCGACATGCCTGCAATTCATAAGTCATCCTCGGCCCTCGACATCCACGAGCTTCCCTATCCTGGAACCCTGAGCCCCTTGTTCTGCGACACCTCTGCGGAAAACCCGCGTCCTCTCGTTCCCCGTGATATCCGTCGCCACATCTTCAACCAATACCGCTCCCTTCATCACCTCGGCATCAAGTCCACGCAGAGGCACATCGGCTCCTGCTTCGTGTGGCAGTTCATAAACCGTGGCATCCGCCGGTGGGCTCGGAATTGCTTGGCCTGCCAGCGTTCTAAGATCCGGCTCCGCACGACATCCTCATGGTTACCATTTCCCACCCCCGATGCCCGCTGCCGCCTTGTCCCCTTGGATCTGGTTGGACCTCTTCCTCTGTCTGCCGGCTACGTTTACTTCTTCACCTGCAGTGACAGGTACACTCGGTGGCCGGAAGCGGTACCTATCAAGGATATCACGGCTGAGACAACCGCTCTCAGGTTCCTGTCCTCCTGA